GATCGAATTTGGTCGTATCGCAGCGACTCAAGCCAAGCAAGTTATCATCCAAAAAATTCGTGAAGCTGAGCGCGCTTTAGTAGCAGACGCTTTTGAGCCGCGTATTGGTGAGATGATGTATGGCGAAGTCAAAAAGCAGACGCGTGATGGCTATATCATCGATTTAGGTGATAATGCAGAAGGTTACTTGTCACGTGATCATATGTTGCCGCGTGAGCAGCTACGTGTTAAGTCTCGTATTAATGCAATTTTATACCATGTGAACCGTGAAAATCGCGGTGCACAGTTATTATTGTCGCGTACGCATCCTGAAATGCTTTCAGCGTTAATGCAAAAAGAAGTGCCTGAGATTGCTGAGCAAATTATCGAGATTCGTAATGTTGCTCGCTTGCCGGGTACTCGTGCTAAAATATCGGTTAAGACTAACGATCATCGTATTGATCCGGTCGGTGCTTGTATTGGTATGCGTGGTACACGTATCCAAGCAGTACAACAAGAGCTTGATGGTGAACGTATTGATGTCGTTGTGTGGTCCGATGATCCAGCACAATATATTATTAGTGCGCTTGAGCCTGCGGACGTTAGTAGCATCATCTTAGATGAAGATACTCAAACAGCAGACATTATATTTAGTACCAATGATCAGCTCGCACGGGCAATTGGCTCACAAGGTCAAAACGTACGTTTAGCCTCAGAGTTAACTGGCTATAAGCTGAACATGATGCTTGAAGAAGAGTATCAGAAGCGTCAAGAAAGTGAAAGCAAAGCGTTTATTGAATTATTCTATGAGCGTTTAGAAGTAGATCAAGACTTAGCACATGCTTTAGTTGATATCGGTTTTACCAGTATCGAAGAAGTGGCTTATGTGCCGGTTGAAACTTTCTATGACATCGAAGGTCTAGACGACGAAGCGATTGATATGATTCAAGAGCGTGCTAAAGAAGTAGTCATCGCAGACGAATTAGTTAAACAACAAAACATGAAAGAGCCAAGTCAAGAATTGCAAGATCTTGAGGGTATGACAGTCAGTTGGGCCTATAAAATGGCACAAAAAGATATCATTACCGTTGATGATTTAGCTGAACAAGCAATCTTTGATTTAGAAGATATTGAAGGCTTAGATGCTGAAACAGCAGGAAAGCTCATCATGAAGGCTCGGGAATCTTGGTTCAATGAATAGGCGTTAACTGCATATCGCTGTCTTTTGGTGGTATGCTATTAATAATAAAGGGCTGATAAAAGATCATTATTTAGTGTGCTTATATAATAATTAGTTATGATAAATAACACTAGCATCAGCCTAAACGCAATCATTTGTAGCCAACAACTGAATTGAACATATAGCAAATAATAGACAGTAGGTGATAATAAATGGCAGATAAGACCGTCAAAGAACTGGCAGAAATGGTAGGCAAAACCGCTAGTGCTGTACAACAGCAACTACAGGATGCTGGGCTACCTGCTCGCGGGGAGGATGACTCAGTCACCGAACTTGAGCAAGAGAAGTTGGTGACGTATTTAAAACAAAGTCATGGTCAGCAAGAGAAGCGCCGTATTAGCCTTAAATCTAAGACGACCAGTACCGCGCGTGTGACTGGCTCTTCAGGTAAATCCAAGAGCGTCAATGTTGAAGTACGTAAAAAGAAAGTATTTGATAAGCCGGATCCGGAAAAGATAGCGGAAGAATTAGCTGCGCGTGAACAAGCGATGATTGAATCGCAAGCGCGTGCTGCTAAAGAAGCTGAAGAACGTTCTGCAACTAAGAAAAAGTCAGAAGAGCGTCAAGCAGCAACCTTAGCTGCTATGCGTGCAAGTCTTGGCTCAAGCAAAAGCTCAAGTGGTAAAAACGAAGAGATTTCTACCTCTTCAGTCGTAGTTAAGAAAGGCGGCAAAACTACCGTTGAAGTTAAGCCTAAAGAAAAAGAGAAAGAAAAGAAAAAAATTGCTGCTACTAAGCCAAAAGTTGAAACCGCAGCTGAGCGCAAGGTTCGTGAAGTACGTGAGAAAGAAGAAGAACGTCTACGTCAAATTGAGACTGAAACTCGTCGCGTACAAGCTGAAGAGGCTCAAAAACGTACACTTGAGCAAATGCGCAAAATGGCTGGTAAATACACGGATCAGCCTGCTGCCGAAGTTCGTAAGGACGAGCCATTGGCTGAAGGTTTGGTAGGCGATGCATTAGAAGAGTCGTTTGAAAAAGAGCGTCGTGAAATCAAGCGTGGTGCAAGCAGCACTGGCGCTCGTGGCCGTCGTCGCAAAAACCAAGATGAACGTGAGTTTAAGAACCGTAAGAACGGTTTGAGATCAACGCAAGCTGCACAACATAAATTCGAGAAACCTCTCGACAAAATTATTTACGATGTTGAGATTAGTGAGCAGATTTCTGTAGCAGATCTCGCCCAGCGTATGGCTGTTAAAGCTCGTGAAGTTACTAAATTGCTGATGAAAATGGGCGAAATGGCTCGTGAAACAGATACTATTGATCAAGCGACCGCTAGTTTAATTGTTGAGGAAATGGGTCACAACCCAGTACCAGTCAGTGATACCAAAGTTGAAGACGATCTTCATCATGCGGTTGATGAGCGCAGCAGTAACGTACAAACGCGTCCACCAGTCGTTACTATTATGGGTCACGTTGATCATGGTAAAACTTCATTACTTGATAAGATTCGTGAAACGAAAGTTGCAACGGGCGAGGCAGGTGGTATCACCCAGCATATCGGTGCTTATCATGTAAAAACTGAGCGCGGTGTTATTACTTTCCTTGATACTCCAGGTCACGCAGCCTTTAGTGCGATGCGTTCACGTGGTGCTCAAGCGACTGATATCGTAGTATTGGTTGTCGCAGCCGATGATGGCATGATGCCACAAACTGAAGAGGCGATTGATCATGCTCGTGCAGCGGGTACTCCTCTAATCGTTGCTATTAATAAAATGGATAAGCCAGGCGCTGATCCTGATCGTGTATTAAACGAATTAACTGCAAAAGAAGTAGTCTCAGAAGAGTGGGGCGGCGATACGCCAATGGCGCGTATCTCAGCTAAAACTGGTGAAGGCATTGACGAGCTTTTAGAATATATCAGTTTACAAGCTGAATTAATGGAGTTAGAAGCCCCATTAGACGGTGCTGCACAAGGTGTGGTAATTGAGTCAAGACTTGATAAAGGTCGTGGCCCTGTTGTAAGTGTCCTAGTTAAGAAAGGTATGCTTAAACAAGGTGACTTAGTTCTAGCTGGTGAGTACTATGGTAAAGTTCGTGCAATGACTGATGAGCATGGTCAACGCGTTCAGTCAGCTGGTCCTTCTATTCCTGTTGAAATCTTGGGATTACCTGAGACACCAGCAGCTGGTAGCGAATTCCTAGTCGTGACAGATGAGAAAAAAGCACGTGAAGTTGCTGATTTTAGAACCAATCGTGAGCGTGAGCGTCAACTGGAACGTCAGAATGCCATGCGCTTAGAAAGCATGTTCGATCAGATGGAACAAGGCGATGTGTCATTCTTGAATATCGTATTAAAAACAGATGTTCGTGGTTCGCTTGAAGCGTTACTTTCTGCACTGAATGAATTATCAACTGACGAAGTTAAAGTCAGAGTGATTAGTTCAGGTGTTGGTCCAATTTCTGAGTCTGATGTTACTCTTGCAGAGTCTAGTGAAGCCGTACTATTAGGTTTCAACGTCCGTGCTGATGCAACCGCACGCCGTAAAGCAGACGCTGCCAACATGGATATTCGTTATTACAGTGTCATCTATGGTTTGATTGATGATGTAAAAGCGGCGATGAGTGGTCTACTTGCTCCTGAACATCGTGAGAAAATCCTTGGTATCGCTGACGTTCGTGAAGTGTTCCGCTCTAGTAAGTTTGGTGCAGCTGCCGGTTGTATGGTCGTTGAAGGGACTATCTATCGTAATAAGCCTATCCGCGTATTACGTGATGATAAGGTTATCTTTACTGGACAATTGCAATCATTACGTCGTTATAAAGAAGACGTTAATGAAGTGCGTACCGGAATGGAATGTGGTCTAGCGGTTCGCGGCTATGATGTTGAAGCTGGCGATAAGATCGAAGTTTTCGAAATCCAACAGTTTGAACGTACGATTTAAGCATATTGTGCTTTTATCTAGCAAAGCTTAGATTATCGAGATAATGATGTACTTAGGCCTAACAGGTCCAACCTGGTAGGCCTTTTTTATCGTATATTTCTGCTATTGAACACTATTACTAAATTATTATTAAAAAACAGGGTAATAATATGAACCAACGTTTACAACGCTTAGCAGACCAAATTCAACGCGAGATTGCAGTACTTATT
The nucleotide sequence above comes from Psychrobacter sp. P2G3. Encoded proteins:
- the nusA gene encoding transcription termination factor NusA, giving the protein MSREILTVVETVSNEKGLNPEDIFEAIEDALVVSTKKKVYTEQPEVAVRVAIDRTTGDYDTYRYWTVVADEDHEMPACQLAITDLDQEEWSIGDVKEEQIESIEFGRIAATQAKQVIIQKIREAERALVADAFEPRIGEMMYGEVKKQTRDGYIIDLGDNAEGYLSRDHMLPREQLRVKSRINAILYHVNRENRGAQLLLSRTHPEMLSALMQKEVPEIAEQIIEIRNVARLPGTRAKISVKTNDHRIDPVGACIGMRGTRIQAVQQELDGERIDVVVWSDDPAQYIISALEPADVSSIILDEDTQTADIIFSTNDQLARAIGSQGQNVRLASELTGYKLNMMLEEEYQKRQESESKAFIELFYERLEVDQDLAHALVDIGFTSIEEVAYVPVETFYDIEGLDDEAIDMIQERAKEVVIADELVKQQNMKEPSQELQDLEGMTVSWAYKMAQKDIITVDDLAEQAIFDLEDIEGLDAETAGKLIMKARESWFNE
- the infB gene encoding translation initiation factor IF-2 gives rise to the protein MADKTVKELAEMVGKTASAVQQQLQDAGLPARGEDDSVTELEQEKLVTYLKQSHGQQEKRRISLKSKTTSTARVTGSSGKSKSVNVEVRKKKVFDKPDPEKIAEELAAREQAMIESQARAAKEAEERSATKKKSEERQAATLAAMRASLGSSKSSSGKNEEISTSSVVVKKGGKTTVEVKPKEKEKEKKKIAATKPKVETAAERKVREVREKEEERLRQIETETRRVQAEEAQKRTLEQMRKMAGKYTDQPAAEVRKDEPLAEGLVGDALEESFEKERREIKRGASSTGARGRRRKNQDEREFKNRKNGLRSTQAAQHKFEKPLDKIIYDVEISEQISVADLAQRMAVKAREVTKLLMKMGEMARETDTIDQATASLIVEEMGHNPVPVSDTKVEDDLHHAVDERSSNVQTRPPVVTIMGHVDHGKTSLLDKIRETKVATGEAGGITQHIGAYHVKTERGVITFLDTPGHAAFSAMRSRGAQATDIVVLVVAADDGMMPQTEEAIDHARAAGTPLIVAINKMDKPGADPDRVLNELTAKEVVSEEWGGDTPMARISAKTGEGIDELLEYISLQAELMELEAPLDGAAQGVVIESRLDKGRGPVVSVLVKKGMLKQGDLVLAGEYYGKVRAMTDEHGQRVQSAGPSIPVEILGLPETPAAGSEFLVVTDEKKAREVADFRTNRERERQLERQNAMRLESMFDQMEQGDVSFLNIVLKTDVRGSLEALLSALNELSTDEVKVRVISSGVGPISESDVTLAESSEAVLLGFNVRADATARRKADAANMDIRYYSVIYGLIDDVKAAMSGLLAPEHREKILGIADVREVFRSSKFGAAAGCMVVEGTIYRNKPIRVLRDDKVIFTGQLQSLRRYKEDVNEVRTGMECGLAVRGYDVEAGDKIEVFEIQQFERTI